From a region of the Corallococcus coralloides DSM 2259 genome:
- a CDS encoding ABC transporter substrate-binding protein, with product MGAKRYLFSFGLVAALVSALILGFVLYWVTGKPDDTAGWAVLLLGVPFLWLIGSYLSWFRFAAMRRRERRDLMSRLAEGDLTTPIHTSFEGQEDLRRLILSLRRALSQVQRVTSNLHRTGNGVSEQARMLLEAARRQGGAVERTLTAVGGNGTSLQVAIKRVQHIETFAHETTGALLEMTERLHQVVDGLETVNDFSQRTSGLTQAMTERLTHIAASGDELGRFASEAEDFVALVEGGIDAVRRRATETNSMAIAVTATAQRGEALVGDSVQGMYRVEETVRKAAELMEMLGTRSLEIGRIVDVIQEIADQTNLLALNAAIIAAQAGEHGRPFGVVANEIRSLAERTTRSTREIGTMVTGIRDAVETAVALVQEGREQATAGVALGDRASEALSEIRSITQRTFAAVEATVMETQRLEAQGATVVEASKRVARRVEDITRMAIEQSGNARDLVRQIQEMSRVGQSAGQKAEAQARTGRDLSEAVMRLSAAIEELRSAHQVLTRGDASIREEVAQVREDARRVIRIGDGLDRTVDQLGHETASLEAEVFRFQLPRARVGGTLRVGLHQSGSLRARQTVDPLFAVENQMAELTACLFSCLVRLEDGMLVPDLAERWDADPSARRYRFYLRRGVTFHDGALLTAQDVKRHLERLMDPALRSPDRSLLEDVEGAREYASGLAREVTGIEVLDEGTLEIRLREPKAYFLQLMALTATSVAKLDPAGKLVGTGPFRVVGMQADRMVLERNATYWRGGLPLLDRLEFVLTETRPQAVRQLLDGQVDLVSFLHVEHTEAHGLDAHQVVTSTSPSTAFLGLNLNEAPYNDVRVRRALRAGMDIPSVVEQFHPGARVARTFTPPELLDGTQELGPTPVPDLTLAERLLREAGVRRLQLTLHHPVGRDTSAEDAVLFRPLLQAGLLELRHEQMPPEEYLARLREGKVPAFRTLWLADFPDPDAFLHFLLNSSAQTVYPLGYRNPELDRLTAEARVSIDPELRSQLYRRAEMLAREDCPLIPLYHDRTHAVAVASVQNLRLHQTPPQVRFEDLWVDPVAVG from the coding sequence ATGGGCGCCAAACGGTACCTCTTCTCGTTCGGGCTGGTGGCAGCCCTGGTCTCCGCACTCATCCTGGGCTTCGTGTTGTATTGGGTGACGGGCAAGCCGGATGACACGGCCGGCTGGGCGGTGCTGCTGCTCGGCGTGCCGTTCCTCTGGCTCATCGGCAGCTACCTGTCGTGGTTCCGCTTCGCGGCCATGCGGCGGCGCGAGCGGCGCGACCTGATGTCCCGGCTGGCCGAAGGCGACCTCACCACGCCCATCCACACCAGCTTCGAGGGCCAGGAGGACCTGCGCCGCCTCATCCTGTCCCTGCGCCGGGCCCTGTCCCAGGTGCAGCGCGTGACGAGCAACCTGCACCGCACCGGCAACGGCGTGAGCGAGCAGGCCCGCATGCTGCTGGAGGCCGCGCGCCGTCAGGGCGGCGCCGTGGAGCGCACGCTCACCGCCGTGGGCGGCAACGGCACCAGCCTCCAGGTGGCCATCAAGCGCGTGCAGCACATCGAGACCTTCGCGCACGAGACGACGGGCGCCCTGCTGGAGATGACCGAGCGGCTGCACCAGGTGGTGGACGGCCTGGAGACCGTCAACGACTTCAGCCAGCGCACCAGCGGCCTCACCCAGGCGATGACGGAGCGGCTGACCCACATCGCCGCGTCCGGCGACGAGCTGGGCCGCTTCGCTTCGGAGGCGGAGGACTTCGTCGCGCTGGTGGAGGGCGGCATCGACGCCGTGCGCCGCCGCGCCACGGAGACCAACAGCATGGCCATCGCCGTCACCGCCACCGCCCAGCGCGGTGAAGCGCTGGTGGGCGACAGCGTGCAGGGCATGTACCGGGTGGAGGAGACGGTGCGCAAGGCGGCCGAGCTGATGGAGATGCTCGGCACGCGGTCGCTGGAGATTGGCCGCATCGTGGACGTCATCCAGGAGATCGCCGACCAGACGAACCTCCTGGCCCTCAACGCCGCCATCATCGCCGCGCAGGCGGGCGAGCACGGCCGCCCCTTCGGCGTGGTGGCCAATGAAATCCGCAGCCTCGCCGAGCGCACCACGCGCTCCACGCGCGAGATTGGCACCATGGTCACCGGCATCCGCGACGCGGTGGAAACGGCCGTGGCGCTGGTGCAGGAGGGCCGCGAGCAGGCCACCGCGGGCGTGGCCCTGGGCGACCGCGCCTCCGAGGCCCTGAGCGAGATCCGCTCCATCACCCAGCGCACCTTCGCCGCCGTGGAGGCCACGGTGATGGAGACGCAGCGGCTGGAGGCGCAGGGCGCCACCGTCGTGGAGGCCAGCAAGCGCGTGGCCCGGCGCGTGGAGGACATCACGCGCATGGCCATCGAGCAGTCCGGCAACGCGCGGGACCTGGTGCGCCAGATTCAGGAGATGTCGCGCGTGGGCCAGAGCGCCGGCCAGAAGGCCGAGGCCCAGGCGCGCACCGGCCGCGACCTGTCCGAGGCGGTGATGCGCCTGAGCGCGGCCATCGAGGAGCTGAGGTCCGCGCACCAGGTGCTCACCCGGGGCGACGCGTCCATTCGTGAAGAGGTCGCGCAGGTGCGCGAGGACGCGCGCCGGGTCATCCGCATTGGCGACGGGCTGGACCGCACGGTGGACCAGCTGGGCCACGAGACGGCGAGCCTGGAGGCGGAGGTGTTCCGCTTCCAGCTGCCCCGCGCCCGCGTGGGCGGCACGCTGAGGGTGGGTCTGCATCAGTCGGGTTCGCTGCGCGCGCGGCAGACGGTGGATCCGCTGTTCGCCGTGGAGAACCAGATGGCGGAGCTGACGGCGTGCCTCTTCTCCTGCCTCGTGCGGCTGGAGGACGGCATGCTGGTGCCCGACCTGGCCGAGCGCTGGGACGCGGATCCTTCCGCGCGCCGCTACCGCTTCTATCTGCGCCGGGGCGTCACCTTCCATGACGGCGCCCTGCTCACCGCGCAGGACGTGAAGCGGCACCTGGAGCGGCTGATGGACCCGGCGCTGCGCTCGCCGGACCGCAGCCTGCTGGAGGACGTGGAGGGCGCGCGCGAGTACGCCAGCGGCCTGGCGCGCGAGGTGACGGGCATCGAGGTCCTGGACGAGGGCACGCTGGAGATTCGCCTGCGCGAGCCCAAGGCGTACTTCCTCCAGCTCATGGCGCTGACCGCCACGTCGGTGGCGAAGCTGGACCCGGCCGGGAAGCTGGTGGGCACGGGGCCGTTCCGCGTTGTCGGCATGCAGGCGGACCGGATGGTGCTGGAGCGCAACGCCACCTACTGGCGCGGCGGGCTTCCGCTGCTGGACCGGTTGGAGTTCGTCCTCACGGAGACGCGTCCGCAGGCGGTGCGGCAGCTGTTGGACGGACAGGTGGACCTCGTGTCGTTCCTGCACGTGGAGCACACGGAGGCGCATGGGCTGGACGCGCATCAGGTGGTGACCAGCACCTCGCCCTCCACGGCGTTCCTGGGCCTCAACCTGAACGAGGCGCCGTACAACGACGTGCGCGTGCGGCGGGCGCTGCGCGCGGGCATGGACATCCCCAGCGTGGTGGAGCAGTTCCACCCGGGCGCGCGGGTGGCCCGCACCTTCACGCCGCCGGAGCTGCTGGACGGAACCCAGGAGCTGGGGCCTACGCCGGTGCCGGACCTGACGCTGGCGGAGCGGCTCCTGCGCGAGGCGGGCGTGCGGCGGTTGCAGCTCACCCTGCACCACCCGGTGGGCCGTGACACGTCGGCCGAGGACGCGGTGCTCTTCCGGCCGCTGCTCCAGGCAGGGCTGCTGGAGCTGCGCCACGAACAGATGCCTCCGGAGGAGTACCTGGCGCGCCTGCGCGAGGGGAAGGTCCCGGCGTTCCGCACGCTGTGGCTGGCGGACTTCCCGGACCCCGACGCGTTCCTGCACTTCCTGCTCAACTCCAGCGCGCAGACGGTGTACCCGCTGGGCTACCGCAACCCGGAGCTGGACCGGCTCACCGCCGAGGCGCGCGTGTCCATTGACCCGGAGCTGCGCTCGCAGCTGTACCGGCGCGCGGAGATGCTGGCGCGCGAGGACTGCCCGCTCATCCCGCTGTACCACGACCGCACGCACGCGGTGGCGGTGGCCTCCGTGCAGAACCTGCGGCTGCACCAGACGCCGCCGCAGGTGCGCTTCGAGGACCTCTGGGTCGACCCCGTCGCGGTCGGTTAG
- a CDS encoding DedA family protein, with translation MWIEHVDKLIGTLGPFGFLVLGVAAMLEYVVPPFPGDTIVLMGGVYAVRGVKPWWLVLAVVTAGSVVGAFINYSVGKWLAKRFEEQPGRSFFGLTHARLEQVQARMRHAGPWLLLVNRFLPGIRGVIFIAAGAARMPRFNALVLGAISALAHSGLILALGMAVGGNLERLTVLVSRYQYAVIGLLVVAALAFGVRALTRRRESAVEP, from the coding sequence ATGTGGATCGAGCACGTCGACAAGCTGATTGGGACGCTGGGGCCGTTCGGGTTCCTGGTGCTCGGCGTGGCGGCGATGCTGGAGTACGTGGTGCCGCCGTTCCCCGGGGACACCATCGTGCTCATGGGCGGCGTCTACGCCGTGCGCGGGGTGAAGCCCTGGTGGCTGGTGCTCGCGGTGGTGACGGCGGGCAGCGTGGTGGGGGCGTTCATCAACTACTCGGTGGGCAAGTGGCTGGCGAAGCGCTTCGAGGAGCAGCCGGGGCGCTCCTTCTTCGGCCTCACGCACGCGCGGCTGGAGCAGGTGCAGGCGCGGATGCGGCACGCGGGGCCGTGGTTGCTCCTGGTGAACCGGTTCCTGCCGGGCATCCGGGGCGTCATCTTCATCGCGGCGGGAGCGGCGCGCATGCCGCGCTTCAACGCGCTGGTGCTGGGCGCCATCTCCGCGCTGGCGCACAGCGGGCTCATCCTGGCGCTGGGCATGGCGGTGGGCGGCAACCTGGAGCGGCTGACGGTGCTGGTGTCCCGTTACCAGTACGCGGTCATCGGGCTGCTCGTGGTGGCGGCGCTGGCGTTCGGCGTGCGGGCGCTGACGCGGCGGCGTGAGTCGGCCGTGGAACCGTAG